A region of Solanum dulcamara chromosome 7, daSolDulc1.2, whole genome shotgun sequence DNA encodes the following proteins:
- the LOC129896353 gene encoding proteinase inhibitor type-2 CEVI57-like — translation MAVHKEVSFLAYLLVLGMLLLVDAKACTKECGNLGYGICPRSQGSSENPICTNCCAGYKGCKYYSADGSFVCEGESDPKNPNACPRNCDPQIAYSKCPRSKGKTMIYPTGCTTCCTGYKGCYYFDKDGKFACEGESDELKACTLECNPRVAYMTCPSSGLAKLNSVCVNCCTAGEGCKLYDHDGSLLCTGELQTYISTA, via the exons ATGGCTGTTCACAAAGAAGTTAGTTTCCTTGCTTACCTACTTGTTCTTG GAATGTTGCTACTTGTTGATGCCAAGGCGTGTACCAAAGAATGTGGTAATCTTGGCTATGGGATATGCCCGCGTTCACAAGGAAGTTCGGAAAATCCCATATGCACCAATTGTTGCGCAGGCTATAAAGGTTGCAAGTATTACAGTGCTGACGGATCTTTTGTTTGCGAAGGAGAATCTGACCCCAAAAACCCAAATGCTTGCCCCCGAAATTGTGATCCACAAATTGCCTATTCAAAATGTCCCCGTTCAAAAGGAAAGACGATGATTTATCCCACGGGATGCACCACCTGTTGCACAGGGTACAAGGGTTGCTACTATTTCGATAAAGACGGCAAATTTGCCTGTGAAGGAGAGAGTGATGAACTTAAGGCATGTACTCTGGAGTGTAACCCTAGAGTTGCATACATGACTTGTCCATCTTCTGGATTGGCCAAGCTTAATAGTGTTTGCGTTAATTGTTGCACCGCAGGAGAGGGCTGCAAACTCTATGATCATGATGGATCTTTACTTTGTACTGGAGAACTTCAAACCTATATATCCACAGCATAA